In Mustela lutreola isolate mMusLut2 chromosome 4, mMusLut2.pri, whole genome shotgun sequence, the genomic stretch GAAAAGCTATTTACATTGGGGGAGCTCctagtagagaaaaataaaggcagcCTTGCAATGAGGTCTTACTGGAACCACCAGTCAAGTGAAATAAGCACAGTTTTCTGGAAATGGAGCTTCTTCAGCTCTTTCCAGTAACCGCTAGGCTGTTGGTTTTCATGGAACTGGagaaggtgggggttgggggggtggggggcagaataGGGTAAGTTAAAAACATCACAGAGCTTGCCATGCTTAagaagactttgtttatttgtttttaatttgttttacatAAGTGCTCCCTGGATTGCTGTAAGTCTTTGGTTaagaattctggaaaaaaaattttttattctgatCATATTTTTGCCAGTTTTCTCATTACTTTTATGGACGAGGAAATTTTTGGAGGTCCCTGCTCTGCCTATTGCTTGGACATCACCACCTATTGTTTTTTCTAACACATTTAGAGCTTGTCTGAGGCTGATGTCATACCACTCATTGCATAACAGACAGTAAAGAGAAAGTGGGAGAAGTTCTTATTCTAGAACAGCACACTGCAAGGTGAACTTAAGGAACCATGGGCAGTGCTTCTCCAGCTCTCCGTGGCAAAGgaccaattttattttgtttgctaatCTAATACATTGGGGTATGTGGTCCTCCTTCATGTGACTAGTTCACATACAACTTGCCATGCAAGTTCAACAACCCAGAGCTGGTCTCTACCCTATTCAACAAGCATCATCTGCTGGTCACGCAGCAGATGGAGGTCCTGGCAATATCAGATTTTTGTAAAAGTTTCTAAATGCTCTGTTCTCACTTACCTTGTCACCAAGTAGTAATAACAAGGTTTGAAAGCCAATAAACACTGAGTAGCACTTAACCAGCAAATGATCTTGAATAAGCTAATATGTGCcctcaaaaacatttaaaaatctgtctgTGTTGGTTTGCTCTTAAATTCAAGCATCATGGAACTGTGTCATGGAGAAAATGAAGATATCttaagatgcctgggtggctcagtctggtgagtgtctgccttcagctcaggtcataatcccagggtccagggatcgagtcccatattggatCGCTTGctaagtgaggagtctgcttctccccctgcctgctctaTCTGCTGctgcctttgcttgtgctctctctgtctctgacaaataagtattATAAGTATCTCATATTCCCATGGATACAGAGAGGAACAGTATTAATATGTCTGCTAGATACATGCTACcagttttttcctcttcttccacaAGTTTGAGTTTGCTTTACTTAAATGAACTCCTCCTACAaacatattttccataatttgtAATTTATGTGGACATATTCCCATACAGTATATTACATATTCCTCATTTTTCTGGACATTCCACATATAtacatggaatatatatataattgttgcatatatatatatatatatatatatatatatgcaccaaCAGGAACTGGTTAACAACtgttgcatatatatgtacatatgtacatatatatgtaccagTTCCATATATATGTAACCAGTTCCAACAGGAACTGGTTAACAActgttgcatatatatatatatatgtacatatatacatatacatatatacatatgtataaatatatatgcaacagTTGTTAACCAGTTCCTGTTGGTGGCCCTCTAGACAAGGTCCCATTTTTTTCAAGTTGGGATATGGCTTACAATACATTAGAAGTAAGAGGTGTCAAATCTAAATTAGGCATCAACCCTACTAAGCAGAGCAAAATTTGCCTGACTTCTGCCTGGTATGCTAGGGTGTTTCCACCTCCTGCTATTACAGACATGCCATGATGCACCTGTGTGTCCGCCCTCTAGGCATCTGTGTGTACCTGTGTACACCAGAAGCATCAAGTCTTGGCAAGAGAAATTGCTGTCCAGTTTATTCTGCTGCCCACAACGCTCTCACCTTTTTTGAGCTAGGATTTAGACTGAGGGAATTCAAAAGTCTTCAGGAACAAAACCAAGAAGTAGAGTCCAGATCTAGCTGGACAGTGGCAAGTGTTCCAAGCTAGGATATTGGATATTCCTGGGCTGTTCAAGACTTGTGAAGCCACTTTAAAAAAGCCAGACATGTGGTGACCAACTGACATGCTCCTTAAAcatcttttcttctcatttctgcgAAGAACAAGTAATTTCCGGCAAGATAAATAAGCGATGCCTCTTCTttacaaatcattttcttttttaaaatccaaaatgttAAGCTAAATGCTGCTTCCACATAGGTTTAACTGTATGGTGCTGACCCCTCAtggcaggaaggggaggaggccAGGCATTCTTGGCCACTGCTATCAATTGGGCATGAAAAAGTCTCTGGGGAAAGATCCAACAGTGGCTTCCACGGCCAGTAAGCAGTGGACTCAGTTACTACTTGACCTGATTCTATGACTGTCTGTCCAGCTCAAATGCTTCTCTAAAGTCTCTTTCAGAATGTGAAGCATCTCAAACAGTCTGAGCTGCCCAGCTACACTCTCCATCAGGTTGGTCCGCGATCTTCCTTGAGACCTATAAGAACACTTCAAGGAAAACCCAAAGAACATGTGAGTTGAATTATGTCCCTCCCTTGGGATGTCCTGGAAGCATAGAGGTGTCTGAAAGCTATATATAGTGTCTaggaaaataaccatttttgAAATGTTGCACAGACACTAACGATTCTTCCAGAGCTCCTTGCTGATGTGAGAAATCGTAATGTGAGGGCAGCACAACTGATTAACCATGGGGTCCTACTGACCCCCAGAAACTGCCAACATGCGGGTCCCCTGCCCCTGCAGAGTGGCCACTGGGGACACGGGCAGGGTTTCCatccaaacaggaaaaaatcCAGGGCTCGGTGTACACATTTCACAGCTTTTTATTGAGATTCAGGAAGAGTCCCCTGGAGGTGGATGTGCTCACTGTCCCAGTTTGCCCAGGCCTTCCGCTGCATGGGTGACAGCATTTGTGACTGTGTTAGTCACCGTCTCAGTAACTTCCTTCACCACCTTGTCCCCTGTATCTTGGGCCTTCTTTAAGGCATCGGCAATGGCTgtcaggaagaaagaggaataaTGTCCGGTGAGCTAAGTAAACATTTCCAGCTGGTAGGGCTAGAGTGGCCTGTGGGATGTGGTTCTTACTAGATTGTGCCCTGGAGGAGCCCCAACGGGACAGAGGGCATCGGGGCTCACAGAGGAATGCATTCAAGTGTGGTTTTATTTCCCCCCACAACTTGGGTTTCTGCAGTCCAGAGCAAGACAGCATTTGCTCCCCTTAAGGGCGCACTGCCTACTCAGACCTCATTTCTCTGTCAGCTGCCTGCTTCTGTCTTCTGGTCATTTTTATATCAGTTCGTTTCTATTTACAAATGCTTTTCTTCAgtgtgtggtttttcttttagctcatcccatttttttttttatggaaaatttAGAAATCTTGTATTGTCAGATTTACCTAATATTTCTTTTATGGCTGTTAGGTTTTCTGTCATAGTTAAAACAATCCTCTCCTTTCCCAGATTATCCAATTTATCCTTTCCCAGATAATCCAGATTACCTTCTCTTCTAACAATTTAACAATTTCACGTATTTAATACAGAGCCCTTGATCCCTCTAGAATCTCTTTTGTTGTAAGGAAGGAGCTATTTTTACATCACTGTACTatagcgcacacacacacacacacacacttctgtaaatttatatttatataaatagagaATTTTATGTCTGAAATGGTTTTTGTCCGAGCCTGCTGCCACATAGTCGTTTGTGACACTGTCTTAACATGCCCCAGAAAGAACTGTCTGGATAGATCTTGCTTTAGCAAAGTACAGTCTGTGGTCTCAGATGAGTGTTGGTAATTGCATACTGCCTGAAAGGATGCATCATCAAGGTCAGGGTTTGACCTGCTTAGGTAAAGAACGACTGCCCCCAGCACCtcgcttctctccttccctggttccAGCCCCAGCCGTACCTTTCTCTCCAGCTTCTTTGGCGTGTTCCACCACCTCCTTGACCACCCCCTCCACGGCATGAACTGCAAAGAGGAGAAGCTCACAGTGAAAACACAGTACAAGCCAGCTTCTTCTCAACATGGTACCCAGACCGCTCTGGATATCCTGGACATCACCGCAGGCAGGACGAGGCAGCCCATAGGAAGGAGCCCCAGCGGGCTTGCTTCAAAGACACCCATGGGTCCTGGCTGCTGGGACACAAGCTGAGGTGAGCCAGACAAAGGCATGGGGCTCTCCATGGCCCCTGGCCAGCCTGGCAAGGCCTGGAATGCAGAAGAGCAGGCCCTCCTGCCAGCTGGGGGCCTGGGGCCAAGGTGGAGCCTGTCTCCCAGATGAGGGCACCTTCGGGCGCGCTGCTGGCCTGCCTCAGCCCAATGGAAGCTGCAGCAGGAGGCCAAATCCCAAAGCTATCTACAGCAAAACCAAGGCCCCAGAGCAATTCCTCCAGCAGGAAAGAACTCTCTGACCGCCTAGGAGTTGTCTGACGTTTGGGGGGCAGTGGCTAGAACAGCAAGATTTGGGAGTCAGAAGAACGGATTCTGATTCTACCTCCACTGTGTGCTGCTTGGTTCCCTCACCTGCGGACTAGGGGTGGGACTAAGCTCAGAGCCAGTGGCAGGTGTGACTGGGCAGGGAAGGCCAGCTGCAGCTTAACCGATGAAAGACAGACGTGTCTGCCGCAGCCAGCCAGGAGGAACCACAGCGGCCAACTCGGACACGGGGCTGTGTTTCACAAAATGCCCACTGGGACCCAGACTCATCTCCTGCATACAACTGTGGGAGTCCGCGTACAAGAAAGGGTTTCTGGGGacttggaagaaattcaaaatgtCCTTTGGATAAACCCTAGGGGCTGACATTGAACAGAATCAGACTTGGTGGTTTCTTAGTGAAGAAATGCTTGAAGCTTTAAAttgatggtaaaaataaaaatccatttttcctttttctatagaGGATATTCAAAATAGGCTGTTTTTGATACAGAAGGGCTCCCAGGTTTCCAGACGGACAGATTCTAGCTACCCAAAGCTCACCCAAGCACCAGGGCTCTCCCCATGTCCCCTGAGCTGGAGTCCCTTCTGCCCTCAGTCAcagactccagaaatgggtctGACCTGGAGAGGACTGTTTGGGGTACTAGACCCCTCATGACTCCACCCAAGCTGCCCTCCTTAGCTTCCATACCCATCACTTCCATTCTGTCCTTGTGGGGCTGACTGGCCAGGGTTGTCGAGGGGCCAAGGCCTACCTTCAATCTACTGGGATCCGCTTTCAACAGGCCCCAACCCTCCCAGCCCTAGGAGAAGGGCCCCAGTCAAAGGAGCCTCGGGCTTCTTACCAGCTTCCTCAGTGGCTTTCTCAGTGCGGTGGGCCAGGCCCTCAGCAGCAAGTTTCCCCAGACCTCCCAGCATCGTGAGATGACAGGTGGCAAGCAAGCAGGATGCTAGGGCCTGGCCCTGCGTCCTTTTATAGATGCCCCTGATGCCTGCCTGGGCTCTGGAGCATGGGGCCCCCGCCTAAGCCAAGTAGGAGATCAGCTGGTTAGTCATCGTAGGCggcggcaggaggaggaggctgggtggGGCCCCCCCAGTGCTGTGAGGGCAACCTTGCCCCTCTGGCAGTATGAGACCCCTACACCCTGTATTCTGGGACCCTGTGAGGGTCAGGGACTGGACAGAGAAGTCAGCTCTGGGTCATGTCCCTCCCCCAAAGCAGGAGGCCTGACTTGTTTGCGGGATGAGAGGCAACTGGGGACCCCTGCCAGCCCCCTGAGTTTTGAGCTTCCCACATCCCTGGCACTGGTGCACTCCCAGACAAGACCTAGGatttccagcctgctgttcagGTTCCCCAGGGTGGCCTAGTTAGGGGCTTGAGAGCCTGGGGACCTGGGGACCTAGATGGCTGCTCAGGCCAGGAACACAAGTGAAGTGGTGGCCACTGGGCCCCAAGACCTCAGCTCCGCAGTCTCTGCAGCTTTCACTAGAAATTTgaggggtgaggggtaggggCCTCATCATGGTACCTTGCCCTAGGCTGAGGAGGATGTAGCATTAACCAGAAACACAGTCACCCCTGGCTTGCCGTCAGCTGCTTCTCACTCACAGGAGCACCTGAGCACCTGAACAGCCAGAACGGGAGCAACTAGCCCAGGAGGGAGCCTGGCCATCCCTGCACCTTGGGGCCTGGCTTCTTGCAGAGGCCCAGTGTCCCCCAGGAGGTCCTAGAAGAGTAGATGGAGGACCCCACCACCACTAGGGGAGGTGTGTCTGGTGGCCCTAGCCAGAATTCCAGAAAGCCACTCCACCAGCTCCTGATACATCACATGCTCAAGGGACCAGGCTGCCTCCCTAGTTATTCAGGATGGGGAGAGATGCCTCAAGCCACATGCCTTGTGCCATACCCTTTAGTCATTGGCCcaacctgagcctcagtttcctcatgtgtagaATGGGGACAGCCATGCCTTCCTGGCCATGTCACTGACAGTCGGTAGGGTCATGTGTGCAAGCTCTTGCTAAACTTCTATTCCCTCCCCCTTGTCACTGATGTGCTTGGCAGTGAGCCCTGACTGACCAGTGGGTGGAA encodes the following:
- the FAM25A gene encoding protein FAM25A → MLGGLGKLAAEGLAHRTEKATEEAVHAVEGVVKEVVEHAKEAGEKAIADALKKAQDTGDKVVKEVTETVTNTVTNAVTHAAEGLGKLGQ